The following coding sequences lie in one Sphingomonas sp. M1-B02 genomic window:
- a CDS encoding extensin-like domain-containing protein — MRAIRLTIGAVVTVAVLLGIVFTLYALMRNRPQDLPWTRLDLGQPIGAFTGRKLAGLTDDYAACRAHLRSAGVRYTMLPAVQSEGQCGYSDVVRFASGGSRQIRFSPANLGVSCPVAAALTLWEWNVLQPAAQKHFGARVESVDHLGSYSCRRIYGRTSGDWSEHATADAVDIAGFRLADGTRISVLGDWEKEGAKAAFLHEVRTGGCKLFSTVLSPDYNAAHRDHLHLDQAKRGEMGGRVCR, encoded by the coding sequence GTGAGGGCCATCCGTCTGACGATTGGTGCGGTGGTGACGGTCGCGGTCCTGCTCGGGATCGTCTTTACGCTCTACGCGCTGATGCGCAATCGCCCGCAGGACCTGCCCTGGACCCGGCTCGATCTGGGGCAGCCGATCGGCGCCTTCACCGGGCGCAAGCTGGCCGGATTGACCGACGATTATGCCGCCTGCCGCGCGCACCTGCGCAGCGCCGGGGTGCGCTATACGATGCTGCCGGCGGTGCAGTCGGAGGGGCAATGCGGCTATAGCGACGTGGTGCGCTTCGCGTCGGGTGGTTCTCGGCAGATTCGCTTCTCACCCGCCAATCTAGGCGTCTCCTGCCCCGTGGCGGCGGCGCTGACGCTCTGGGAATGGAACGTCCTTCAGCCCGCCGCGCAGAAGCATTTCGGAGCGCGGGTGGAATCGGTCGATCATCTCGGCAGCTATTCGTGCCGGCGCATCTACGGCCGCACCTCCGGCGACTGGAGCGAACATGCCACCGCCGACGCGGTCGACATTGCCGGCTTCCGACTGGCGGACGGAACGCGAATCAGCGTGCTCGGCGATTGGGAGAAGGAGGGGGCGAAGGCCGCCTTCCTGCACGAAGTGCGTACCGGCGGGTGCAAACTGTTTTCGACGGTGCTTTCGCCCGATTACAATGCGGCGCACCGTGATCACCTGCACCTCGATCAGGCAAAGCGTGGCGAGATGGGGGGCAGGGTATGCCGCTGA
- a CDS encoding NUDIX hydrolase: MAEAEAIPAATVIVMRDRAGKPPELLMVERAQAMSFAAGALVFPGGRVDPGDRLLAALFAGDPDDIAARVAAVRETLEEAGVAVGLDVPLAAIPKLGRRLYAGEPMGALLEKAGGALRIDALTPFARWLPTGMRHKIFDTRFYLARAPDNAEPVVDGNENVRVFWAGAQAVLDAADAGEAMIIFPTRRNLERLATFASFEQAVADALGHPVETITPWVERRDGIDHLCIPDHLGYPVTAEPLGQAVRA, from the coding sequence ATGGCCGAAGCCGAAGCGATACCTGCCGCCACCGTAATCGTGATGCGCGACCGTGCAGGCAAACCGCCCGAATTGCTGATGGTTGAACGTGCGCAGGCGATGTCGTTCGCGGCCGGCGCGTTGGTCTTTCCCGGCGGGCGAGTCGATCCGGGCGACCGGCTGCTCGCCGCTCTGTTTGCGGGTGACCCAGACGATATCGCCGCTCGCGTCGCCGCGGTGCGCGAGACGCTGGAGGAAGCGGGAGTCGCGGTCGGCCTCGACGTCCCGCTCGCTGCGATTCCCAAACTCGGCAGGCGCCTCTATGCCGGTGAGCCGATGGGGGCGCTGCTCGAGAAAGCCGGCGGCGCGCTCCGCATCGACGCGCTGACGCCCTTCGCGCGCTGGCTGCCCACGGGCATGCGGCACAAGATCTTCGACACGCGCTTCTATCTTGCCCGCGCGCCCGACAACGCCGAGCCGGTGGTCGACGGCAACGAGAATGTTCGGGTCTTTTGGGCCGGCGCGCAGGCGGTGTTGGACGCCGCTGATGCGGGCGAGGCCATGATCATCTTCCCGACGCGGCGCAATCTCGAGCGGCTGGCGACCTTCGCAAGCTTCGAGCAGGCGGTGGCCGATGCGCTGGGGCATCCGGTGGAGACGATCACGCCCTGGGTCGAGCGCCGCGACGGCATCGACCATCTCTGCATCCCCGACCATCTCGGCTATCCCGTCACTGCCGAGCCGCTGGGCCAAGCGGTTCGCGCGTGA
- a CDS encoding SMP-30/gluconolactonase/LRE family protein, whose product MTRLDLTRRAALAGMAALPLLPRLAHAQTVGGITRLDPALDAIVDIGAPIEVLGSGFKWAEGPAWVKEGGYLLFTDVPANIIYRWKQGEGVTSFLNPSGLAGPIPAGIREAGANGLLSDGQGNLIMADSGTRLIATVDLKTKRKTVLADRFEGKRFNSCNDVAAGKGGTLYFTDPPYGLADGDSSPLRELSFNGVFRRAASGEITLIDSSLKRPNGVAVSPDHRTLYIAMSDDQRPEILAYELDGNGVATRKKRVFHDFRAALARKLPGLPDGLKTSADGHVYATGPGGVYILSPEGKALGLISTGKATANCGFGEDGKTLFLTSSDMLARVRLKRSGW is encoded by the coding sequence ATGACCCGCCTCGACTTGACGCGCCGCGCCGCGCTGGCCGGAATGGCCGCGCTGCCGCTTTTGCCGAGGTTGGCGCACGCGCAAACCGTAGGCGGCATCACCCGCCTCGATCCTGCGCTCGACGCAATCGTGGATATCGGCGCGCCGATCGAAGTGCTGGGGTCCGGCTTCAAATGGGCCGAGGGGCCGGCTTGGGTGAAGGAGGGTGGCTATCTGCTCTTCACCGACGTGCCCGCGAACATCATCTATCGCTGGAAGCAAGGCGAGGGGGTTACCTCGTTCCTGAACCCCTCGGGGCTGGCAGGCCCGATCCCCGCCGGGATACGGGAAGCGGGGGCCAACGGCCTGCTGAGCGATGGCCAGGGCAATCTGATCATGGCCGATTCCGGCACCCGCCTGATCGCGACTGTGGACCTCAAGACCAAGCGCAAGACGGTGTTGGCCGACCGCTTCGAGGGCAAGCGCTTCAACAGCTGCAACGATGTCGCGGCCGGGAAGGGTGGCACGCTCTACTTCACCGATCCGCCCTATGGCCTTGCCGATGGCGACAGTTCCCCGCTGCGCGAACTCTCCTTCAACGGCGTGTTCCGGCGCGCTGCCTCGGGCGAGATCACGCTGATCGATTCGAGCCTGAAGCGGCCCAACGGCGTTGCGGTCTCGCCAGATCATCGCACGCTCTACATCGCGATGTCCGACGATCAGCGGCCCGAAATCCTCGCCTACGAACTCGACGGCAACGGCGTGGCGACGAGGAAGAAGCGCGTATTTCACGATTTCCGCGCAGCACTTGCCCGAAAACTGCCCGGGTTGCCCGACGGGCTCAAGACCAGCGCGGACGGGCATGTCTATGCCACCGGACCGGGCGGGGTCTATATCCTGTCGCCCGAGGGCAAGGCTCTCGGGCTGATTTCGACGGGCAAGGCGACCGCCAATTGCGGCTTCGGCGAAGACGGCAAGACACTGTTCCTGACCTCCAGCGACATGCTCGCGCGGGTGCGTCTGAAGCGTTCGGGGTGGTGA
- a CDS encoding ATP-binding protein, with protein sequence MKLFGGAARSPLFLRIFGLMLACVAVVQLMNLILLVAAQAPSAKLYTVGQITDVMARGTDESGEMEVERIRRVDRAPWNPRRERIKSALAAALGVGAGDIEISFPTPFPQREPVFDRARVRLPDSNISAADAREVIVIGAFSAARRQPDGTWLRVKSAEGFEAWRWFGLLWLAISALAVAPFAWMLARRFAEPIGAFAAAAERLGRDPRAPPLELSGPSEIAEAATAFNRMQARLNRYVDDRTVVIGAVAHDLRTPLMRLALRLEDVPAKVRHACEADIRDLEGLISAALAYVRDTGQPVARRPLDLQSLAETVVDDMSDRGEAVTLTPGPPIVLNGNPAGLMTMVTNLVTNAVKYAGGAQVSIHRDEDHAIIEVRDAGPGIAAEDMDRVFEPFFRGERSRNRDTGGIGLGLPSARAVARAHGGDVEVANRPEGGLIARATLPL encoded by the coding sequence ATGAAGCTTTTCGGAGGCGCGGCCCGTTCGCCGCTCTTCCTGCGGATATTTGGGCTGATGCTGGCCTGCGTCGCCGTCGTCCAGCTGATGAACCTGATCCTGCTGGTCGCGGCGCAGGCGCCCTCGGCCAAGCTCTATACGGTCGGCCAGATCACCGATGTGATGGCGCGCGGAACCGACGAAAGCGGCGAGATGGAGGTAGAGCGGATACGCCGCGTCGATCGTGCGCCATGGAATCCTCGCCGCGAACGGATCAAATCCGCACTCGCGGCCGCCCTCGGCGTTGGAGCAGGCGACATCGAGATCAGCTTTCCGACGCCTTTCCCGCAGCGCGAGCCGGTGTTCGACCGTGCCCGCGTGCGCCTTCCGGACTCGAATATTAGCGCAGCCGATGCGCGCGAGGTGATCGTAATCGGCGCCTTTTCGGCTGCGCGCCGTCAGCCCGACGGGACGTGGCTGCGCGTGAAGTCTGCGGAGGGTTTCGAGGCGTGGCGCTGGTTCGGCTTGCTGTGGCTTGCAATCTCGGCGCTGGCGGTAGCACCCTTCGCCTGGATGCTTGCACGCCGCTTCGCCGAGCCGATCGGCGCGTTTGCCGCGGCCGCCGAGCGACTTGGCCGCGATCCGCGCGCGCCTCCGCTCGAACTCAGCGGCCCGAGCGAGATCGCCGAGGCGGCGACTGCGTTCAATCGCATGCAGGCGCGGCTCAACCGCTATGTCGACGATCGCACGGTGGTGATCGGCGCGGTCGCGCACGATCTGCGCACACCGCTGATGCGACTGGCGCTCCGGCTCGAAGACGTGCCCGCAAAGGTTCGGCACGCGTGCGAAGCGGACATACGCGATCTGGAAGGTCTGATCTCCGCCGCGCTCGCTTATGTGCGCGATACCGGCCAGCCGGTGGCGCGCCGCCCGCTCGACCTGCAATCGCTCGCGGAAACCGTGGTCGACGACATGAGCGACCGCGGCGAGGCAGTGACGCTGACGCCCGGCCCGCCGATCGTGCTCAACGGCAATCCGGCCGGTCTGATGACGATGGTCACCAATCTCGTCACCAATGCAGTCAAATATGCCGGCGGTGCGCAGGTTTCGATCCACCGGGACGAAGACCATGCGATCATCGAGGTGCGGGATGCCGGGCCGGGGATCGCGGCCGAAGATATGGACCGCGTCTTCGAGCCTTTCTTCCGCGGCGAGCGATCGCGCAATCGCGACACCGGGGGGATCGGCCTCGGGCTTCCGAGCGCCCGGGCAGTCGCGCGCGCGCATGGCGGCGATGTCGAGGTCGCAAACCGTCCCGAGGGTGGGCTGATCGCGCGGGCGACGCTGCCGCTCTGA
- a CDS encoding response regulator gives MSMTHAAQLSNDTATLLVVDDDRDIRELLANSLGARGYRVETAASAQEMDEVLARMPVDCVILDVMMPGEDGLNACRRIAQRGGPEVVLLSALGEEPDRILGLEVGASHYLSKPCSPREILATVRAALRRRGAPAEPSGEVYGFDGWHIDFDSHELFDPQGVLVGLTDGEFAVLRVFIERPRRVLTREALLSAARGPDSDAYDRAIDVQVSRLRRKLRTGGDEIIRTVRNEGYLFVPRVART, from the coding sequence ATGAGCATGACTCACGCGGCGCAGCTTTCGAACGATACGGCGACCCTTCTTGTCGTCGATGACGACCGGGACATTCGCGAACTGCTGGCGAACAGTCTCGGCGCGCGGGGCTACCGGGTAGAAACCGCGGCCAGCGCGCAGGAAATGGACGAAGTGCTGGCGCGCATGCCGGTCGATTGCGTAATCCTGGATGTGATGATGCCCGGCGAGGACGGACTGAATGCCTGTCGCCGGATCGCGCAGCGCGGCGGGCCCGAGGTCGTCCTGCTCAGCGCATTGGGTGAAGAACCGGATCGCATCCTGGGCCTGGAGGTGGGTGCGAGCCATTATCTGTCCAAGCCCTGCAGCCCGCGCGAGATATTGGCGACGGTGCGCGCGGCGCTCCGCCGTCGCGGCGCCCCGGCCGAACCGTCGGGCGAAGTCTATGGCTTCGACGGCTGGCATATCGATTTCGACAGTCACGAGCTGTTCGATCCGCAGGGCGTGCTGGTGGGGCTCACCGACGGCGAGTTTGCAGTGCTGCGCGTCTTCATCGAGCGGCCACGCCGCGTGCTCACGCGCGAGGCGTTGCTTTCCGCGGCGCGCGGGCCCGATTCGGATGCCTATGATCGCGCGATCGACGTCCAGGTGAGCCGGCTGCGGCGCAAGCTGCGCACGGGGGGCGACGAGATCATTCGCACGGTGCGCAATGAAGGCTATCTCTTCGTGCCGCGCGTCGCTCGCACATGA
- a CDS encoding N-formylglutamate amidohydrolase, translated as MNGQPSQSLLAPQDPPPVRMFNPGREASFLLIGDHAGNAIPSALGTLGLDQAERERHIAWDIGIAGLGPLLAERLDATFISQAYSRLVVDCNRGLDAPDAIAEASDGIRIPGNVGLRPEDRAARFAEIHEPYHHAIAAELARRDGLGIETILVALHSFTPAMGGKARPWQIGILHDRGNATLARTVLDALREKRDLVVGDNEPYAMDGIDYTVPRHAYPARPYVEVEIRQDLLASADQQADWARILAEALMDSATGKG; from the coding sequence ATGAACGGCCAGCCAAGCCAATCGCTGCTTGCGCCGCAGGACCCACCGCCGGTTCGAATGTTCAATCCGGGGCGTGAAGCATCGTTCCTGCTGATCGGCGATCATGCCGGCAATGCGATCCCTTCGGCGCTGGGCACGCTGGGGCTCGATCAGGCAGAGCGCGAACGGCATATCGCCTGGGACATCGGGATCGCGGGGCTCGGGCCGCTGCTTGCCGAGAGGTTGGACGCGACCTTTATCAGCCAGGCCTATTCGCGACTGGTGGTCGACTGCAACCGGGGGCTCGATGCCCCGGACGCGATTGCGGAAGCGAGCGACGGCATCCGGATTCCCGGCAATGTCGGGTTGCGTCCGGAGGATCGCGCAGCGCGCTTTGCGGAAATTCACGAACCCTATCATCATGCGATCGCCGCCGAGCTGGCGCGGCGCGACGGGCTGGGGATCGAGACGATCCTGGTGGCGCTGCACAGCTTTACGCCCGCGATGGGCGGGAAGGCGCGCCCTTGGCAGATCGGCATCCTCCACGATCGTGGAAACGCGACGCTTGCCCGGACGGTGCTGGACGCGCTGAGAGAAAAACGCGATCTGGTCGTCGGCGACAACGAGCCCTATGCGATGGACGGGATCGACTATACCGTCCCGCGGCACGCCTATCCCGCGCGGCCCTATGTCGAAGTGGAGATCCGCCAGGATCTGCTGGCCAGCGCGGACCAGCAGGCTGATTGGGCGCGGATACTGGCCGAAGCGCTGATGGATTCCGCAACGGGGAAGGGATAA
- a CDS encoding transglutaminase family protein: protein MPLLNLSHVTSYTYRQPVSFGEHRIMVRPRESYDQHLIDADLHIDPPPSDLRWLQDVFGNSVAIATFNRRAKRLVIDSRVQVLHAPAEVEHVDIEEYARLYPFTYSSEEMPDLLRSIERQHLDPQRQIDGWARRFISPTGHTETLALLSDMTTAIKREFTYVPRPEKGTQTPIETLARRKGTCRDYAMLMIEAARALGFAARFVSGYVYNPSARDQRTGGGNTHAWVRVYLPGSGWVEFDPTNGIVGSRGLIRVAVARDIYQAVPVSGTWSGFPGSFLDMEVSVNISVDQGVSADDTPIAANGSRKIR from the coding sequence ATGCCGCTTCTGAATCTTTCGCATGTGACTTCCTATACATACCGCCAGCCCGTGTCATTCGGCGAGCACCGGATCATGGTTCGGCCGCGCGAGAGCTACGACCAGCATTTGATCGACGCCGATCTGCATATCGATCCGCCCCCCTCCGATCTGCGCTGGCTGCAGGACGTGTTCGGCAATTCGGTGGCGATCGCGACGTTCAATCGGCGCGCCAAGCGGCTGGTGATCGACAGCCGGGTGCAGGTGCTGCACGCTCCCGCCGAAGTCGAGCATGTCGACATCGAGGAATATGCGCGGCTCTATCCCTTCACTTACTCTTCGGAAGAGATGCCCGACCTGCTGCGCTCGATCGAGCGCCAGCATCTCGATCCGCAGCGGCAGATCGACGGCTGGGCGCGGCGCTTCATCAGCCCAACCGGGCATACCGAGACGCTCGCTCTGCTCTCGGACATGACGACCGCGATCAAACGCGAATTCACCTACGTCCCCCGCCCCGAAAAGGGCACCCAGACGCCGATCGAAACGCTCGCCCGCCGCAAGGGCACCTGCCGCGACTATGCTATGCTGATGATCGAGGCGGCGCGCGCGCTTGGCTTCGCCGCGCGCTTCGTCTCTGGCTATGTCTATAACCCGTCCGCGCGCGACCAGCGCACCGGTGGCGGCAATACCCATGCCTGGGTGCGAGTCTATCTGCCGGGATCGGGCTGGGTCGAGTTCGATCCGACCAACGGCATCGTCGGCAGCCGCGGGCTGATCCGCGTGGCGGTGGCGCGCGACATCTATCAGGCGGTGCCGGTATCGGGGACCTGGTCGGGATTTCCTGGCAGTTTCCTGGACATGGAGGTCTCCGTGAACATTTCGGTGGATCAAGGAGTTTCGGCTGATGACACCCCAATCGCCGCCAACGGCTCACGAAAGATACGATGA
- a CDS encoding transglutaminase-like domain-containing protein, protein MLIRAGYEIRYETEVETPMLAMLSIHPSRHKDLQTEHRIEATPAVPIYDYVDSFGNVCTRVTVPAGGLTLRCDFTIEDDGLPDRATPDAIQHAVEDLPDDVLVYLLGSRYCETDRLSETAWSLFGHIPAGWERVQAIVAFTHNHIEFGYHFARSTKTAWDAHQERQGVCRDFAHLAITLCRCMNIPARYCTGYLGDIGVPVVDAPMDFSAWFDVYLGGTWHTFDARHNQPRIGRILMARGRDATDTALTNTFGPAQLVGFDVFTDEVPARD, encoded by the coding sequence ATGCTGATCCGCGCGGGATATGAAATCCGGTACGAAACCGAGGTGGAAACCCCGATGCTGGCGATGCTGAGCATCCACCCGTCGCGGCACAAGGATCTCCAGACCGAACATCGGATCGAGGCCACGCCGGCAGTCCCGATCTACGACTATGTCGACTCATTCGGCAATGTCTGCACGCGAGTGACGGTGCCGGCTGGCGGGCTGACTTTGCGCTGCGACTTCACGATCGAGGATGACGGGCTCCCGGATCGCGCGACCCCGGACGCGATCCAGCACGCCGTCGAAGACCTGCCCGACGACGTACTCGTCTACCTGCTAGGCAGTCGCTATTGCGAAACCGATCGATTGTCGGAGACGGCATGGTCGTTGTTCGGCCACATCCCAGCCGGCTGGGAGCGGGTCCAGGCGATCGTCGCCTTCACCCACAATCATATCGAGTTCGGCTATCATTTCGCCCGCTCGACCAAGACCGCCTGGGATGCGCATCAGGAGCGGCAGGGCGTGTGCCGCGATTTCGCTCATCTCGCGATCACGCTGTGCCGCTGCATGAACATTCCGGCGCGCTATTGCACCGGCTATCTCGGCGATATCGGCGTGCCCGTCGTCGACGCGCCGATGGACTTCTCGGCTTGGTTCGACGTCTATCTGGGCGGGACCTGGCACACGTTCGACGCGCGCCACAATCAGCCCCGGATCGGCCGCATCCTGATGGCGCGCGGCCGCGACGCAACCGATACGGCGCTCACCAACACCTTCGGCCCCGCGCAACTGGTGGGCTTCGACGTCTTCACCGATGAGGTGCCGGCGCGTGATTGA
- a CDS encoding M3 family metallopeptidase → MIELLEADPLLDESALPFGAPDFARIDTADFLPAFRTALAEAKAEIAAIANDPAPATFDNSIAQLERSGARLARIRRIFWTLSSARSDAAMRAIETDISAMLTAHGTAISHDAKLFARIRSLWEARESAGLDEAQMRLVDDRYRGFVDGGALLDAAGKARFAELSQQLSALGTQFGQNVLAAADEWELLLDADDLDGLPQPMCESAASSATERGHDGRYLFTLDRGDAEGLLTFSRGRDLRETMWRAFTGRCDGGPHDNRALVDAILALRQERAAMLGYPSYADYALVDSMAKTPEAASGLLMRVWTPALRQAQAEQEELQRLADADGITLAPWDWRFYAEQVRRDRYALDGGEVKKHLTLDRVREAAFGTASRLYGLRFQPRTDLPGWHEDVTAWAVSETDGTPLGLLYTDYLARAGKHGGAWMGSLRVQEKIDGPVLPIAYLVANFAKAPPGADTGLSIDEARTLFHEFGHALHALLSDVTYPSQAGTAVPRDFVEFPSKFMEHWIVAPETLAGFGVPPALIAAIGQADDFGEGFATVEFLASAILDLELHRSADAAPDSRALEAEILARIAMPAIIVPRHGLAHFTHVFDGGYAAAYYSYLWSEVLDADAFAAFGEAGSIFDPALAARFRKEVLAPGNSRDPADSFIAFRGRDPDEAALLQLRGFG, encoded by the coding sequence GTGATTGAGCTGCTCGAAGCCGACCCCTTGCTCGACGAAAGCGCGCTGCCGTTCGGCGCGCCCGATTTCGCCCGGATCGATACCGCGGATTTTCTTCCCGCCTTCCGCACCGCGCTCGCCGAGGCCAAGGCGGAGATCGCGGCGATCGCGAACGATCCTGCTCCGGCGACCTTCGACAACAGCATCGCCCAACTCGAGCGTAGCGGTGCCCGGCTCGCGCGGATCCGGCGCATCTTCTGGACGCTTTCCTCGGCACGGTCTGACGCGGCAATGCGCGCGATCGAGACCGACATCTCGGCGATGCTGACGGCGCACGGCACGGCGATCTCGCACGACGCGAAGCTGTTCGCCCGGATACGATCGCTGTGGGAGGCGCGCGAGTCCGCCGGCCTCGACGAAGCGCAGATGCGCTTGGTCGACGACCGCTATCGGGGCTTCGTCGACGGCGGCGCGCTGCTCGACGCGGCCGGCAAGGCGCGATTCGCCGAGCTTTCCCAGCAGCTCTCGGCGCTCGGCACCCAGTTCGGCCAGAATGTGCTCGCCGCCGCCGACGAATGGGAGCTGCTGCTCGACGCGGACGATCTCGACGGCCTGCCGCAGCCGATGTGCGAGTCAGCGGCGAGTAGCGCGACCGAGCGCGGTCACGACGGCCGCTATCTGTTCACGCTCGATCGCGGCGACGCTGAGGGCCTGCTCACTTTCTCGCGCGGACGCGACCTGCGCGAGACGATGTGGCGCGCCTTTACCGGCCGGTGTGACGGCGGCCCGCACGACAATCGCGCTTTGGTCGACGCCATTCTGGCGCTGCGTCAGGAGCGCGCGGCGATGCTCGGATATCCCAGCTATGCAGATTATGCCCTGGTCGACAGCATGGCTAAAACGCCCGAGGCGGCATCGGGACTGCTGATGCGCGTTTGGACCCCCGCATTGCGCCAGGCGCAGGCCGAGCAGGAGGAACTGCAGCGGCTCGCAGACGCCGACGGCATCACCCTCGCGCCCTGGGACTGGCGCTTCTATGCCGAGCAGGTCCGGCGCGATCGCTACGCGCTCGACGGCGGCGAAGTGAAGAAGCATCTCACCCTCGATCGCGTGCGCGAAGCCGCTTTCGGCACGGCGTCGCGCCTCTACGGCCTGCGTTTCCAGCCGCGAACCGATCTCCCCGGCTGGCACGAAGACGTCACCGCATGGGCCGTGAGCGAGACCGACGGGACGCCGCTCGGCTTGCTCTACACCGATTATCTCGCCCGCGCGGGCAAGCATGGCGGCGCCTGGATGGGCTCGCTGCGCGTGCAGGAGAAGATCGACGGCCCGGTCCTTCCGATCGCCTATCTCGTCGCCAATTTCGCCAAGGCGCCCCCCGGCGCCGACACCGGCCTATCGATCGACGAGGCACGCACGCTGTTCCACGAATTCGGCCACGCGCTGCATGCCTTGCTGTCCGACGTGACTTATCCGAGCCAGGCCGGGACCGCGGTCCCTCGCGATTTCGTCGAGTTTCCCAGCAAGTTCATGGAGCATTGGATCGTCGCGCCCGAGACGCTGGCGGGGTTCGGCGTTCCCCCCGCGCTCATCGCCGCGATCGGCCAGGCCGACGATTTCGGCGAGGGCTTTGCGACGGTCGAATTCCTCGCCTCGGCAATCCTGGACCTCGAGCTGCACCGCAGCGCCGACGCCGCACCCGATTCCAGGGCGCTCGAGGCCGAAATCCTCGCGCGGATCGCGATGCCCGCGATCATCGTTCCGCGCCATGGCCTGGCGCACTTCACCCATGTCTTCGACGGCGGTTATGCCGCCGCTTACTATTCCTATCTCTGGTCCGAAGTACTCGATGCCGACGCCTTCGCAGCGTTCGGCGAGGCGGGCAGCATCTTCGACCCGGCGCTGGCCGCCCGCTTCCGCAAGGAAGTTCTCGCGCCAGGCAACAGCCGCGACCCGGCGGACTCGTTCATCGCCTTTCGCGGCCGCGACCCGGACGAAGCCGCGTTGTTGCAGTTGCGCGGGTTCGGTTGA
- a CDS encoding glycoside hydrolase family 43 protein has translation MIDLNRRLFLAGAAGTAIAARASASGLAPAADPSAVPVNPLVRQRADAQIFRHSDGFYYLTGSVPEYDRLVLRRSRTIAGLATAEERVLWRHQTSGPMSGYLWAPELHLIDGKWIMYFAAGPSGGGEDVFRIRTYAVVCDGPDPMAGSWTVLGKLETPWDGFNLDSTVFDHRGVRYLCWAEREPGIATNSNLYLAPLATPLTLGAKPARLTVPTLDWEIRGYKVAEAPALLARNGRLFLTYSASATDARYCLGMLTAADDADIMNPASWTKSPEPVFTTSRLTNVYGPGHNSFTVDEQGRDLLVYHGRDYEKIEGDPLLDPNRHTRVQRIYYRDDGTPDFGIPVGNGPVPDRFSPLGASGSFIRHEGAAMLVGKGSIASSQFRQIPSPLGGGAVSLEPIDAPGQLVAAFADGRVALIAGDASPATARATAFLRTQVGEKGVRFALAARPKVFLRHAGGALRGGSGAGSESVFTIS, from the coding sequence ATGATCGACCTGAACCGCCGACTGTTCCTCGCCGGTGCCGCCGGCACCGCGATCGCGGCGCGTGCCTCCGCGTCCGGCCTCGCGCCTGCGGCCGATCCGAGCGCGGTTCCGGTGAATCCGCTCGTCCGCCAGCGCGCCGACGCGCAGATATTCCGCCATAGCGACGGCTTTTATTATCTGACCGGCTCGGTGCCCGAATATGACCGGCTGGTGCTGCGCCGTTCGCGCACGATCGCCGGGCTGGCGACCGCCGAGGAGCGCGTGCTGTGGCGGCACCAGACGAGCGGGCCGATGTCCGGCTACCTCTGGGCGCCCGAATTGCACCTGATCGACGGCAAGTGGATCATGTACTTCGCAGCCGGCCCCAGCGGCGGCGGCGAGGACGTGTTCCGCATCCGTACCTATGCAGTGGTCTGCGACGGCCCCGATCCGATGGCGGGCAGCTGGACGGTGCTCGGCAAGCTCGAGACGCCCTGGGACGGCTTCAACCTCGATTCGACCGTATTCGACCATCGCGGCGTGCGCTATCTCTGCTGGGCCGAGCGCGAGCCGGGGATCGCCACCAATTCGAACCTCTATCTGGCGCCGCTCGCCACCCCGCTGACGCTCGGCGCGAAGCCCGCGCGGCTGACCGTGCCGACGCTCGATTGGGAGATCCGCGGGTATAAGGTCGCCGAGGCCCCGGCGCTGCTCGCGCGCAACGGGCGGTTGTTCCTCACTTATTCGGCGAGCGCCACCGACGCGCGCTATTGCCTGGGCATGCTGACCGCGGCCGACGACGCCGACATCATGAACCCGGCGAGCTGGACCAAATCCCCCGAACCCGTCTTCACCACTTCGCGCCTGACCAATGTCTATGGCCCCGGCCACAATAGTTTCACGGTGGACGAGCAGGGCCGCGACCTGCTCGTCTATCACGGACGCGACTATGAGAAGATCGAGGGCGATCCGCTGCTCGATCCCAATCGCCACACCCGCGTCCAGCGCATCTATTATCGCGACGACGGCACGCCGGACTTCGGCATTCCCGTCGGCAATGGGCCGGTCCCCGATCGATTCAGCCCGCTCGGCGCGTCTGGGTCGTTCATCCGCCACGAGGGCGCCGCGATGCTGGTGGGCAAGGGGTCGATCGCGTCGAGCCAGTTCCGCCAGATCCCCAGCCCATTGGGCGGCGGCGCGGTCTCGCTGGAACCGATCGATGCGCCGGGCCAGCTTGTCGCTGCCTTTGCCGATGGTCGCGTCGCTTTGATCGCCGGAGACGCCAGCCCCGCAACGGCGCGTGCCACCGCCTTCCTGCGCACGCAGGTCGGCGAAAAGGGCGTCCGCTTCGCGCTCGCGGCGCGCCCGAAGGTCTTCCTGCGCCACGCAGGCGGTGCACTGCGCGGCGGAAGTGGAGCGGGCTCCGAGTCGGTCTTCACGATAAGCTGA